From the Halobacterium zhouii genome, the window CTCGGTGATGCCGGTCGCCGCCTCGTCGACGGCGTCGGCGATTTCCTCGAGAGCAGTGAGCGCGTCGTCGATTTCGTCGCCCGCGCGATGGATCTGCTCGTGGGATTGGTCGACGGCGACGACCGTCTCGTTGGCCTGCTGCTGGACTTCGTCGATGCTCCCCGCGATTCGCTCGGTGTGCTCGCGCGTCTCGTTCGCGAGTTCCTTCACCTCGTCCGCGACAACCTCGAACCCACTGCCGGCCTCGCCTGCGCGCGCCGCCTCGATGTTCGCGTTCAACGCGAGCAGGTTCGTCTGGTCTGCGACCTCAGCGATGACCTCCACGACGCCCTCGATGTCGTCCATCTTCGACTCAAGTTCGGAGACGCTCTCGACCAGGTCGTCGCTGATCTCGATGACCTCGTCGGTCGCCTTGCTCGCGCTCTCGCTGGCGTCCAGACCACTCTCTGCTGCGGCCTGAGCCTGCTCGGCGGCCGACGCGACCTGGTCGGAACTCGCGGCGACCTCCTGCATGCTCGCGGAGAAGTTCTGCATCTCGCTCGCCGCCTCAGAGAGCATCTGGTTCTGCTCGTCGACCGTCTCCTTGATCTCGTTGGCCTCACCGGCCGCGTCTCGGATGGAATCCTCGAGTTCCCGTGTCTTTCCGTCGACCTGGCCGACGAGTCGCTCGAACTCGTCGGCCATCTGATTCAGGTCGTCCACGACCGCCACGAGGCGCGAATCAACGACGCCGTCCTCGTCGTAGGTCGCACGGGTGGAGAGTTCACCGTCCGAGAGCGCCTGCATCGTCTCCCGGAGTTCGGTCACGAGCGCCTCGATGGCGTTCGCGCGCTCAACGTCCTCGGTCCGGTCGTTGACCGTCTCCACGACGGCGATGAGTTCGTCGCCGTCGAATATCGGGCGGGCCTTTATCGACACCCGGTGTTCGACGCCGCTCCGGTCGAGCAGCGTTCCCCCCTCCTCGTACAGCGTGTACGACGTGTCAGCGCGCTCGACGCCCTCCTCGGCGTCGGCTGCTTCCGGTGACGCCACAACTTTCTCGGCGAGTGTCTCGGTCCCGCTTCCATCGGCGTTCATCGCGCCCGTAGTGTCCGTCGACCCGACGACTTCCTCCGCGGGACACCCGCTGAGGTCGGCCATCGCGTTGTTCCAGGCGACGACCTCGCCGGCGGTGTCGATCATGAACACAGGCATCCCGATGCCGTCGAGCAGTTCGTCGTCCTCGACGTTCAGTTCGTCCTCGTCTTCCACGTCGCCGGACTCCGAGCCCCCGACGTCGCCGAAAGCGCCGACGCCTGTGGCGGCGTCCTCGAGTACGGCCTCCATTCCCGTTCGAAGCTCCCCCTCCGCACGGTCCAGAGCCTGGTCGTCGACCCCTTCCTCGCGGAGGCGGTCGAAAACAGCCGTAACGACCCCGTCGACGGCAGCGTCGTGGCTCTTCACGAACCTCGCCGCGTCGACACCCGCGTCCTCGTACGCGGGCACGTACGTCTCGGTTCCCGGTTTGTTCTGTTCGAAGAGTCCGCCGAGATGGTCAGCCGTCTCTTCGGGAAGTTCCGGGTCGAGGCTCGCGGTGTCGAGTTCGTAGCGCTCTCGGAGCGCCGTGCGGTGCCGGTCGTGTCCGCCGAAGGAGAACTGACCGGCCTCGGTTCCGCCGTCGGACTGGAAGTCCGACGAGGATTGCGGACTGTCGGTCCGCCCACCGCCGTCCGTCGCCGCCGGCTCGGACCCCCGACCGAGCAGTTTACGCAGGGTTCCCAGCATTTGTGCCCAGAAGGGAGCCAGGTAGCTATAAAAGATTTCCCCCACCGTTACCAATTCGTATAATCGCCCGCCCACGCGTCCCCCGCCTAATCGCACACGTTCCTCGCCCGATCGTACACGGTCCCGCACCTCCACAACCTGCGCTCGCAAGTTGTCTGTCTCGCGGTAGCAGCCTATCTCGCGCTCACCCGTGCGCGTGCGTGAAAATGAATAACCGGTCGGACTCTCGAGCAACACAAACGTCGAGTGGTTGGTCAGATCCGAGTTGTCGCGACCGCTCGGTGGTCGCGAGCGCCTCGTCGAAGGCCTCCCCACAGACCGGACACGATACACCATCCCGGTTCTCGAACAGTCGCACCGTACCGGTGTCCCGTCGGAGCTTCAACCGGTGTCTGACGGCCTCGAAATCTATTACGTCGCCCATACGTACGCCCCGAACGACCGATGGTTATAGTTTGGGACCCCGGTGCCATCCCCTTTTTTCACCGCTGATAACCACGCCCATACCTTTTAGTGTAGTTCCAGATTCTATCGGAGCGAGCCCCGAGACCCTACCGGGTGGGGGCGGAGAACCAACAATGTTCGAATTCATCACAGACGAGGAAGAGCGTGGTCAGGTGGGTATCGGTACCCTCATTGTGTTCATCGCGATGGTCCTGGTCGCCGCGATCGCCGCCGGTGTGCTCATCAACACCGCCGGCTTCCTCCAGACGAAGTCCGAAGCAACCGGCGAGGAAGCCTCCGCACAGGTCTCTAACCGCGTGACGGTTGTCTCCGCGTACGGGAACGTCACAACCAACGACAAGGTCGATTACGTCAACGTGACGGTCATGCGCGCCGCCGGTGCACAGAATATCAACCTCTCCAGTGCCACCGTGCAGTGGATTGGCCCGAACGAGGCCAAGACGCTGACGTACAACCAGACTGGTGCTGATGGGGATAACTTCAACACGACGAAGGTGAAGGGTGAGGGTGCGAAGGTTCTGTCCAGCCAGGAGAGCCGCATCACCATCGTCATGGACGCGAGTGAAATCGAGAACGCTGCTCTCGGTGAAGGGACGAACGTCCAGCTCACCATCACGACGCAGTACGGCGCGTCCACGGAGTACTGGGCGGCCGTCCCCGAATCGCTTCAGGATAAGAACGTGGTGGAGCTGTAGATGTTCGAGTTCATCACAGACGAGGAAGAGCGTGGTCAGGTGGGTATCGGTACCCTCATCGTGTTCATCGCGATGGTCCTGGTCGCCGCGATCGCCGCCGGTGTGCTCATCAACACCGCCGGCTTCCTCCAGACGAAGTCCGAGGCAACCGGTCAGGAAGCCTCCGCACAGGTTTCCAATCGCGTCACCGTCGTGAACGCGTACGGAAGCGTGAACGACGCGAACGACAGCGTCAAGAACGGGACAGTTCACTTCGTCAACGTGACGGTGATGCGTGCGGCCGGTTCGGAGAACATCAACCTCTCCGAAGCCACCATCCAGTGGATCGGCCCGAACCAGGCGACGACGCTGGTCAACGGACCGAACAACGCCGACCAGACGTCGAACGAGCAGTTCGCGACGATCGGCGTGACGGACGACGACCAAGATCAGGTGTTGTCCGACAAGGACACCCGGATCAAGCTCGTCATGAACGCCACCGCGATCAAGAACGACGACGGTTCCTTCAGCGGCACCGGCAATAGTCTGACGGGCCTCATGGAGGGTGAGAACGTCAAACTCACCATCACGACGCAGTACGGCGCGTCCACGGACTACTGGGTCTCCGTGCCCGAGTCCCTGATGGACAAGCAGGCCGTCAAGCTGTAAGACGGCATCCACTTCTGTCGCATCGCTTTTCGAACGCCACGATTTTGTACTCGGCTACCAACTGGTAATCGTGCCTTCGCTGTACGGACTGGAGCGCTCCGGTGACGTCTACAAGCTCGTGGAGTTGCTCCGAGAGAGCGAGAAGGAGACCGTCCGACGGCGCGCGGCCGAAATTCTCGGCAACCTCGACGACCCGGAGTCCGAGGGCGTCGACGGGCTCGTGGAGGCGATGAGCGACGAGGCAGTGTCGGTTCGCGCGGCCGCCATCGACGCGCTCACGCAGCAGGAAGCCGTCGACGCGCTGATGAAGGGCCTGGGTCGGTCCGTTGACGACGCCGGAGCGGAGTGGGCCCAGGCCGAGACGTTCGTCGAGGACCTGGGTTCGGACACGCCGGAGATGCGGATGGCGGCCGCGAACGTGCTCGGCTTGCTCGGCGTCACGGAGTCCGCGCGGCCGCTGGCGGCGCGACTCGAGCGCGAGACAGAACCCAGGGTTCGAGCCCGGATTGCGCGGGCGCTGGGCCGCGTCGACGAACCCAGCGTTGCCGGCGCGCTCGTGGAGTGCCTGCGCGGGGAGCCACTCGAGGTGCGGCGGGAGGCCGCCGAGTCGCTTGGTCGACTCGGTGGGAAGACGGCGCTCCGGGGACTGCTTGCCGTCGTCGACGACGACAGCGAGACGATGCGGCGCGCGACGGTGAGTTCGCTCGGCAGGTTCGGTCGCACGGAGCCAGTGGACCCGCTCGTGGAACGCCTCGGCGACGGGAGCGACCTGGTTCGGCGCGCGGCGGTGTTTTCTCTCATCGAGATCATGTCGAACGTGCCGCCGGGGAAGAGCCACGAACTCCGTGAGACGATCGTCGACCGGATGGCGGCGCGCAGCGACCCGAGCATCGTGGCGTCGCTGGTCGAGATCATCGAGGAGGGATCACAGCTCCACCAGCGGCGGAACGCGACGTGGATGCTCGGCCGGGTCGCCGGCGATCAGTCGACGAAGATGGAGGCAGTGGAGGCGCTCGTCGGCGAACTCGGCGCCGACGACGACCTGCTCTCGCAGTTCGCGGCGACTGGACTGGCCGAGATCGGCGGGCGGTCGGTGGAGACGTCGTTGCTCGAGGTCATCGAGTCGGACCGGTACGGCGAGGACGCGGTGGCGATGGCGGCGTTCGCGCTCGGGAAAGTCGGAGGGGACCGGGCCCATCAGCGCCTCCAGAAACTCGTCGACGAGACCGAGAACGACGAGGTGCGGCGTCGGGCGTTCTCTGCAATCTCGAAACTCGGTGGGCATTCCTGAACTGGTCGAGCACTCCTGACACTCGAATCACTGGGTCGCCGCACGGCGATTTCAATCGCGAGAATTGCACACAAAAGGTTAAATACGCCAGTTGAATACGTATCCCAGTAATGAGTACGGACGCGTCGGCGCGTCGGGCGAGCGACTGTCTTCCTGCGGACACACCAACTCCGGGTTCCGGATGAGCGAGTCGGAGTACAAGGTCGCGGACGGGCCGGGAAAGTTCCTGCAGGTCGTCAAAGACGGCCGCCGACTGAAGGACGCGGAGTGGACGAACGGTCGCATCCTGCTCTCGAACAAGCGGGTCGTCCTGGCGGGCAACGACGGGAAGCGCACGCTCCCGCTGTCGAAGGTTGCGAGCCTGAGCGGCCGCTACGACGTGAACCAGACCGTGGCGAAGGTCAGCGACTACGTCACCATCCAGATGCAAAACGAGAGCGTGGTGTTGCTCTCGCTGGGCGAGAACACCGAGGAGTTCGAGCACAAACTGTACGGCGCGCTGTTAGACCAGACGGAGGTGCTGGTGAAACATCCCGCCGTGAAGGGGGGCGTGGTCCAGGACACGACTTTCGAGCGCGCGCGGATCAAGGTCGACGACGACCAGTTGAACGTCGCGATGTCGAATGGCGAGTTCGTGCCCGTCGAACTGGACGACGTCGGGTCGGCGGAGGCGGCGTCCCTGGAGGTGCAGGGAGAGACGAGTCCGGTGTTGAAGACGGAACATACCGTCGACGAGGCGAGCGTGCAGACGTACTTCTCGAGTGATTCACACACCTGCTCGATCCTGGAGTCGCTGCTCAGCAAGGAGGCGCGCAAGAGCCAGGGGTCCGTCGAGCTCTCGGAGACCGAAAAGCGCGTGCTGATGGCGCTGTACTCCGGGGTGGCCTCCTTCGAAATCCCGGACTTCCTCGGGATGGACGTCGACGAGGTGGAGTCCATCTTCGAGCGACTCGTGGAGGTCGACGTGTTAGAGGAGGTGCGCAAGCGCCGCGAGGTGGCGATGAAGACCCGCGGGCGAAACATCGCGAGTGAAGCAATAAACGAGGAGTAGCGAGCCCAGCAAGCAGAAGCTGCGGATCAGTACCGGCGACCAGCGGCTTCTTCAGCCTAATTGTTCACGTCCTCGAGGTGTTCGCTGACCGCGGCCTGCCCGAGCGAGGTGAGTTCCACTGTTCCCTGCCGAGCCTGCGAGGCAGGGCCCGTCGAACCGTGTTCGATGGCGTTCTCGTCTACCACGAACCCCTTCTCTTCGAGGTCACTGAGCAACATTGTGAGGTGGCTGACGTCGACGCCGAGCACGCCCGCGAGGCTGACATCCGGACCGGTGGAGTAGATGGCGACGAGCGCCTCGACCTCGTCGTCGGAGAGCGTGGCGTCGCCGAGGTCCTGCTTGAGTTGCGCGTACTGGAGGCGCAGGAAGCGCCCGAGGATGTTCATGCGACGACTGGAGTCGAGTGCGAGTTCGGTGGTGACGGCGCTGGCGTCACCCACGTGGCGCACGGAGAGCAGCGGGCGAGAGGAGCCGCCGACGTCGCGTTCGAGTCGCTCGAAGTGCGTGACCGTGGAAACGACGATGCGCGCGCTGGTGGCGCCGCGGAGTTCGACGGCGTCCGGGACGAGGAACAGGTCGGCGGTGTCGAAGGACTCGTCGGTGATGCGACCACCCCGCCTCGCGGGGTGTTTGGCGTACACGGTCGTCCCGTTGAGCAGCGCCTTGAACACGAGCGTGACGAACCGGTCGACGGTGTCGCCCCCGCCCTCGACGACGGCGACGTGTTTCTGGCCGTCGCGTTCGTAGCCGATGGTGACCGTGTCCTCGAAGAACTTCGCGAGGTCGCCCGGCGCGGACGCGTGCTTGACGTCGAACACGCCCTCGAGGGGAACGACGACTCTGTCGTCGCTCGTGACGAGTACGATCTGGCGCTTGCTCATCACGACACGGCCGCGCACGGGTTCGGCGTGCGTGGCGGTGTCCGGGATGAACGTCGTGACGAAGTCTGCGATGGCTGATTCCGACATGTCCCCCTGGTTCGCTCACAGGTGGACGGCCCGAGAGAATAAGCGTTACTCCTCTCCCGCGAACCGACCAGTCGTCTTGCCGAGTCAGTGGTTCGGTCGCGCGTCGACCGGCGTCCCGCTCAGTCGTCGCCTGGGAGCCGTCGGTAGATACGAATCCGTGGGTCTGCGGCCTCGAATCGCTCCTTGACGCCGTTCGGGAGGGTTTCGGTCTGGCCGAGAACGAGGTGGCCGTCGGTCCGAATGGACGCGCTGACGGTGTCGAGTATGGGGCGTTTGTACTGTTTGTCGATGTAGATGCAGACGTTCCGGCAACACACAAGGTCGAATCCGGACTTGGGTTCGTCCGTGATGAGGTCGTGGCGCTCGAACGTGACGACGTCTTTGACGTGGTCGGCGACGACGAAGCCGTGGTCGCCGTCGCGTTCGACGTACTCCAGGGGGTCTTCGAGGAAGTCGAGTTGCTCCCGAATGTCTGCGGTTCGGGTGCTCTGGTAGCGGCCGGCGCGGGCGCGAGCGAGCGCGTCTTGGTCGATGTCCGTGGCGAGTACGTCCACCTGCCACGGTGAGAGGCCGGCATCGAGTGCGAGCATCGCCAGTGAGTACGGTTCGCGGCCGTCCGCGCACGCCGCGCTCCAGATGGAGATGCCGGAGCTGTCGGCGTGGTCGGTGAACACGTCCTCGAGGGCCGACCACACCTTCCCGTCGCGGAAGAACTCCGTGACGTTCACGCTGAGCGTGTCGAGGAGCGCAACCCGTTCCTCGTCGTCTTCGCGCAGTACGTCGAGGTACTCCGCGTACGAATCCGCGCCACAGCGGCGCATCCGCGCGGAGACGCGCCGGTCGAGGTACGAGTCGTCGTAGTAGCTTGTGGCGAACTCCGTCTCCCGTTCGACGTACGACAGCAGGTCCTTGAAATCGGTCATGGTGGTAGTTCGAAGGTGGTCATAGCACGAGTACCTCGGCGTCGACGCGCTCGACGGTGACGTCGCCAGTCGTCGGCGAGAACGACACTGACCGTCCAGCGTTCCCCCCGGTCTCCTCCGCGACGAGTTGGACGCCCTCGTCTGAGAGGGCGCGTTTCGCGGCTTCGACGTTCCGCTCACCGACGGCCTCGCCGATGGAGATGTCGAGCATCGAACTCCCGCCGACGAGTTTCGCCTCGAGGGAGTTCCGGGAGACATCACGGCGTTCGAGGTCGGCGAGGAGTTCCGCGAGGCCACGGTCCACGTACTTCCCCGGCGTGTTCACGGACGACCCCGTGGACTCGGCGGCCGCCGGAAGCATCGCGTGGAGGAGGCCGCCGACGGCCGAGTCAGAATCGTAGATAGAGACGGCGACACACGAGCCGAGGCCGGACGTGACGAGCGTTCCGTCGCCGTCGAGCGCGCGCCACTCCGCGACGCCGACGCGGATCCGCGGCTTGGATTCCGTCACGATGTATCCCCCGACAGTCTGGCGGCGACGTCGGCGAACGCGTCCACCTCGGTCGGACTCGGAAGGGCGACGACCCGACAGAGGAACTGTTCGCCCGCGCTCACTGTGGTGTCGAAGACCGCTACGCAGTCCGCGTGCTGGCCGTAGCCGGCAGCGATGGTGCTGAGGACCGCGCGGCCGTTCGCGCGGACGTGAGACGGCGTGGACACGTCGATTGTGGAGTCGAGTGCGTTCGCCCAGCCGTCGAGGAAGCCGCTTGCGGTGACGTTGCCGAGTTCGGCCACCGCGCTCTCCGCGACCTTGGCGTCGGCGTCTCCGCTCGGGAGCATCGCGTCGGCGACGGATCCGGGTTCGATCTCCTCGAACAGCACCGCAATCACGCTGTCGATGCGTCCCTCGCACTCGAACACTGCGCCATCGTAGGGAGCGTCGTCGAGGAGTGCGGGGACGCGCTCGACCGGCATGAAGTCGACGTGGGACTCCACGACGTCGGTCTCGAAGCCGGTCATCCCCTCGATGTGGTCGGCGACGCCCGCCGCGTTCTCCTGTGTGAGGCGGCTGTAGGCCACCAGGTCCTCGAGGGACAGCGGGTTCTCGCCGGACGTCGGCAGGTACGCGAGGAACGGTTCGACGTCGGGGACGACGGCGATCCGGCAGGTGCCCTCGACGGCCTCCACGCCGACGTGGCTCTCGAAGACGAACGCGCAGTCGTCGACGACCGCCGCGTCCGGAACGAGGTCGTCGTCCGTCACTCGCTCGGGCATCCGGATGTCGATGGTGTCCGGGGCGTCCTCGGCCCACACGTCGACGAAGCCGCTCGTCAGGATGTTCGATATCTCGGGGATCGGGTCGCCGCCAACGGGTAACCGGTCGGTCGCGTGGGCCGCGAACGTCTCGTCGAAGGAGACGAACGCGCGCCCGGAGAGCGCGCCGTCGAACGGCACCTCGATCCTGGTCTCAGCGTCGCCGAGGAAACCCGGGACCGCGGCGGTTTCGACGAGCGCGGTCCGCGTGAGGTGGCTGAACGCCTGCACGTCCGCCATCGTCTCCAGGGCCCTCGCCGCCTTCCCCGCGCCGTCGTCGCCGACTCGGCTGAACGTGCCGAGTGCACCCAGGTCGACCTGCATCTCAGATGTCGTTGATCATCGAGACGAACGCCTCGATGTCCGGGAAGGAGTAGATCTTCGCCTCGACGTCCGCGTCGGGGGCGTGGAGGGTCGCGTCGAACACCATCGCGATCTCGTGCTCGCCGGGGTCGACGCAGTGCTCGACGATGTCGTGGCCGGACGCCCGCAGCAGTTGGGGCGTGGAGATGTCGATGGTCCGCCCGAGCACGTTCGCCCAGCCGTCGATGAATCCGGAGGTCATGATGTTGCCGACCTCCCGGATGGCCGAGCGCTCCATGTCGCTGTACGCGCCGCCATTGCTGTCGATGCCACCGAGCATCGTGTCCGCGAGTCGGCGCGCGCTCTCGTCGTCGAAGAGCACGAGCACGGAGCCGTAGGGCTGTTCTTTGAGCGGAACGTTCACCCCCACCTGCTTCTCGGGGCCGAGGTGCGCGCCCAGGTCCTCGACGTCGATGACGTTGATCTTCGTGATCTGCATCTCCGTTTCGACGCCGGTGAGCTGGCTCATGTTGTCCGCCACCGTCGTCGCGCCCTCGCGGGCGAGTTCGTTCACCGTCTGCAGCCGCCGAATGTCTATCATCGTGCTCATGGTTCAGAGAGTTCCGACGTCCAGAATCGTCACCACGTCGCCCTCGCCGAGCACCGCGGCACCCGACAGCCCGGGAATGCCCGAGAGGAACCCCTCGAAGGGTTTGACGACGACCTCCTCCTGCTCGCGCACGTCGTCGCAGTGGATGGCGACCTGCCGCTCGCCCTCGCGGATGCGGACGAGCATGCCGTCGCCGTTCTTCGTCTCGCCAGGCACGTCGAGGGCCTCGCCGAGTCGGACGAGCGGGTAGACCGTGTCGTCGTACGTGATGACCTCCTCGCCGTCCACGCGCTCGACCGACTGCATGCGCGATATCTCGTCGACGGTCTTGATGGGAATGCCGTACTCCTCGCCGCCGCTCTCCACGAACAGCACCTTCACGATGGCGACGGTCACCGGGAGCGTGAGCGTGAACGTCGTTCCCTCGCCGGGCACGCTCGACACGGAGACCGAGCCGTCGAGTCGCGCGACTGTGTCGCGGACGACGTCCATGCCGACGCCGCGCCCGCTCACGTCCGTCACCTCGTCGTTCGTGGAGAACCCGGGGTGGAAGACGAGGTCTTCGACCGCCGCGTCGTCCATCTCCTCGACCTCGGCCCGGGACTTGATACCCTTCTCGACGGCTTTGTCGCGCACACGGTCGCGGTCGATGCCGCCGCCGTCGTCTCTCACCTCGATGAGCACGCGGTCGCGGTCGCGCTCCGCGGAGAGCGTGATGGTTCCCTCGGGGTCCTTGCCGTTCGCCGTTCGCTCCTCGGGGGATTCGATGCCGTGGTCGACGGCGTTCCGCAGGAGGTGCATCAGGGGGTCGGATATCTCCGTGAGGATGGTGCGGTCGAGTTCCACGTCGTCGCCCTCCACGACGAAGTCGATCTCCTTGTCCTGCTCGCGCGCGAGGTCCCGCACGAGACGCGGGAACTTCCCGACGATCTTCTTCATCGGGACCAGGCGCATGTCCATCACGGTGTCCTGCAGGCTCGAGGTTATCTTGTCGAGTTCGTCGAGTTCGTCCGACGCGCGGCGGTTCGACCCCTCGACGCCGCGCTGGAGTTTGATGCGCGTCGTCACGAGCTGTTCGACGAGACCGTGGAGTTCGTCGAGTTGGTCGACGTCCACGCGCACGGACTGGATCTCCGTGTTCGGGTTGTCGGTGTCACTGGTTTCCTCGGCCGTCGAGTCGTCTGCTGTGGATGCGTCAACGCCGGAGCCACCCGCTTCAGAGTCGCTCGCTTCAGCCTCGTCTGCTTCGGACTCGTTTGCTTCAGAATCGCCTGCGGACTCGCCCACGGAGTCCGGAATCTCGTCCGTGAGTTCCGTGACCGACGCCCCCGATAGCTTCGGGAACGACTGCACCGTCGCGGCCACGTCGGCGAGTTCGCTCGCTACCACCAGGTCGAAGCTGTCGTCGTACTCGCCGTCGTTGATGGCGTCGGGGCCGGGGTCCGCGCCGAGCAGGTCGAACTCCTCGGTGGTGGCCTCCAGAACGAACATGCCGTCGACGCCCTTCATCTCGGAGTCGCCCATGTCGACGCGGACGTGAAAGACGCGGTCTGTGACCCCCGCGAGCGACGACTGGTCGACAATCGCGAATGGGTCGATTGCTGGGTCGGCGTCGTCGTCTGTGGAACCGCGCGCGTCGTCTGTAGAACCGGACGCGTCGTCCGCCGCTTCTGCATCGACGTCGGCCTCGTCTGCTCCGTCCTCGAGTACGGCGCGCACCGACTCGATGGTGCCCGAAACGTCTCGCTGGACCTCGCCGGTCTGCTCGATGTCTGTGAGACACGCCTCGATCTCGTCGACGCCCTCGAAGACGCGGTCCATCCGGTCGCCCGTCACCTCGAGGTCGCCCTGGCGCATCGCGTCCAGTAAGTCCTCGATGGCGTGGGCGAGGTCGCTGGCCGCCTCGAAGCCCATCGCGCCGAAGTTGCCCTTCAGCGTGTGGGCAGTCCGGAAGATGGAGTCCATCGCTTCCTCGTCCTCCGGGTCGTCCTCGAGTTCGAGGAGCGCGTTGTTCAGGTTCGTCACGTGCTCTTCGCCCTCGCGCACGAACGCCTCTAGGTAGTCGTCCATTCAGGAACTCCTCCGTACTGAATCCGTGATTGCTTCCGTGAGCCCGTCCGCCGCCAGCACCTCGTCCACGCACCCGGTCTCGATGGCGCGCTGTGGGATGCCGAACACCGCGGACGTCTCCTCGTTCTGGGCGAGCGTGTGCCCGCCCTTGTCCTTCACCGCGCGAATGCCGTCCGCGCCGTCGGTGCCCATGCCGGTGAGCGCCACGCCCACCACCGGGTCGGTGACACGTTCGGCTGCCGACTCCATCGTCACGTCGATGGCGGGCCGCACGCTGTGGCGGCGGTCGCTCTGGTCGAGGCGGACGCGCAGTCGGCCGTTCGAGTAGCCCGAGACGCGCATGTGGTAGTCGCCGCGCGCGACGAGTCCCTCGCCGGCGCTGATGCGCGCGCCGTCCTCGGCCTCCCTGACGTCGTAGTCGCTGGCGCGGTCGAGTCGGTTCGCGAACCGGGACGTGAACTGGTCGGGCATGTGCTGGACGACCAGCACGCGGAATCCCGCCTCGATGGGCAGCGCCTCGAGGATCGACTCGACGACGTTCGGCCCACCGGTCGACGCGCCAACGAGCAGCGTCGGATTCGCGACGTACTCCTCGCTTCCCGTCTCGGTGGGCGTCGTCTGTTCGACGTCCCGCGCGGCCGTCGGGTCCGCCACAGCGGCGCGTTCGACGGCGTTCACGAGTCGCTCGCTGTGGCCCGAGAGCTCCGTGGAGATGGTCCCCCCGGGTTTGGCGAACGCGTCCACTGCGCCGTTGTCCATCGCCTCGAGGGTCGCGTCGGCGCCCTCGGTGGTCAGCGCGGACAGCATCAGGATGGGTGTCGGCGTCTCGGCCATGATCGCCTCAACCGCCTCGATGCCGTTCATCTCGGGCATCTCGACGTCCATCGTGACGACGTCGGGTTCGACCTCGGCGGTCTTCGAGACCGCCTCTCGGCCGTTGTCCGCGGTGTCCACGACGTCGACGCCGCCGTCGGTGAGGATGTCGCTGATGACCGTCCGCATGAAGTGGGAGTCGTCGACCACCAGCGCTCGCGTCATGCCAGCACGTCCGAGATGGCGTCCATCACGCTTGGCTTCTGGAACGGTTTCGTGATGTAGCCGTCCGCGCCGGCCTTCACCGCGCGCTTCATCTTCTCCTCCTGGCCGATGCTCGTGCACATGATGATGTGGGCGCCCGGGTCCGCCTCCTTGATCTCCGAGGTCGCCTCGATGCCGTCCCGGATCGGCATCACGATGTCCATCATCACGAGGTCGGGGCCGTACTCGTTGTACATTTCGATGGCCTCGACGCCGTTCTCCGCCTCGCCGACGATTTCGAACTCCTCCTCCAGAATCTCCCGGAGCAGGTTCCGCATGAACTCAGAGTCGTCCACCAGTAGGACCTCCTTGGGCATGGTAGCCCCCTTCGAACAAGGGCCTAATAAAGTCTCGTCACCGATTATCAGCGCTGATTGTCGTCGAGAAGG encodes:
- a CDS encoding CheR family methyltransferase; this encodes MTDFKDLLSYVERETEFATSYYDDSYLDRRVSARMRRCGADSYAEYLDVLREDDEERVALLDTLSVNVTEFFRDGKVWSALEDVFTDHADSSGISIWSAACADGREPYSLAMLALDAGLSPWQVDVLATDIDQDALARARAGRYQSTRTADIREQLDFLEDPLEYVERDGDHGFVVADHVKDVVTFERHDLITDEPKSGFDLVCCRNVCIYIDKQYKRPILDTVSASIRTDGHLVLGQTETLPNGVKERFEAADPRIRIYRRLPGDD
- a CDS encoding chemotaxis protein CheD, with the translated sequence MTESKPRIRVGVAEWRALDGDGTLVTSGLGSCVAVSIYDSDSAVGGLLHAMLPAAAESTGSSVNTPGKYVDRGLAELLADLERRDVSRNSLEAKLVGGSSMLDISIGEAVGERNVEAAKRALSDEGVQLVAEETGGNAGRSVSFSPTTGDVTVERVDAEVLVL
- a CDS encoding chemotaxis protein CheC; this encodes MQVDLGALGTFSRVGDDGAGKAARALETMADVQAFSHLTRTALVETAAVPGFLGDAETRIEVPFDGALSGRAFVSFDETFAAHATDRLPVGGDPIPEISNILTSGFVDVWAEDAPDTIDIRMPERVTDDDLVPDAAVVDDCAFVFESHVGVEAVEGTCRIAVVPDVEPFLAYLPTSGENPLSLEDLVAYSRLTQENAAGVADHIEGMTGFETDVVESHVDFMPVERVPALLDDAPYDGAVFECEGRIDSVIAVLFEEIEPGSVADAMLPSGDADAKVAESAVAELGNVTASGFLDGWANALDSTIDVSTPSHVRANGRAVLSTIAAGYGQHADCVAVFDTTVSAGEQFLCRVVALPSPTEVDAFADVAARLSGDTS
- a CDS encoding chemotaxis protein CheC encodes the protein MSTMIDIRRLQTVNELAREGATTVADNMSQLTGVETEMQITKINVIDVEDLGAHLGPEKQVGVNVPLKEQPYGSVLVLFDDESARRLADTMLGGIDSNGGAYSDMERSAIREVGNIMTSGFIDGWANVLGRTIDISTPQLLRASGHDIVEHCVDPGEHEIAMVFDATLHAPDADVEAKIYSFPDIEAFVSMINDI
- the cheA gene encoding chemotaxis protein CheA, with product MDDYLEAFVREGEEHVTNLNNALLELEDDPEDEEAMDSIFRTAHTLKGNFGAMGFEAASDLAHAIEDLLDAMRQGDLEVTGDRMDRVFEGVDEIEACLTDIEQTGEVQRDVSGTIESVRAVLEDGADEADVDAEAADDASGSTDDARGSTDDDADPAIDPFAIVDQSSLAGVTDRVFHVRVDMGDSEMKGVDGMFVLEATTEEFDLLGADPGPDAINDGEYDDSFDLVVASELADVAATVQSFPKLSGASVTELTDEIPDSVGESAGDSEANESEADEAEASDSEAGGSGVDASTADDSTAEETSDTDNPNTEIQSVRVDVDQLDELHGLVEQLVTTRIKLQRGVEGSNRRASDELDELDKITSSLQDTVMDMRLVPMKKIVGKFPRLVRDLAREQDKEIDFVVEGDDVELDRTILTEISDPLMHLLRNAVDHGIESPEERTANGKDPEGTITLSAERDRDRVLIEVRDDGGGIDRDRVRDKAVEKGIKSRAEVEEMDDAAVEDLVFHPGFSTNDEVTDVSGRGVGMDVVRDTVARLDGSVSVSSVPGEGTTFTLTLPVTVAIVKVLFVESGGEEYGIPIKTVDEISRMQSVERVDGEEVITYDDTVYPLVRLGEALDVPGETKNGDGMLVRIREGERQVAIHCDDVREQEEVVVKPFEGFLSGIPGLSGAAVLGEGDVVTILDVGTL
- the cheB gene encoding chemotaxis protein CheB, encoding MTRALVVDDSHFMRTVISDILTDGGVDVVDTADNGREAVSKTAEVEPDVVTMDVEMPEMNGIEAVEAIMAETPTPILMLSALTTEGADATLEAMDNGAVDAFAKPGGTISTELSGHSERLVNAVERAAVADPTAARDVEQTTPTETGSEEYVANPTLLVGASTGGPNVVESILEALPIEAGFRVLVVQHMPDQFTSRFANRLDRASDYDVREAEDGARISAGEGLVARGDYHMRVSGYSNGRLRVRLDQSDRRHSVRPAIDVTMESAAERVTDPVVGVALTGMGTDGADGIRAVKDKGGHTLAQNEETSAVFGIPQRAIETGCVDEVLAADGLTEAITDSVRRSS
- the cheY gene encoding chemotaxis protein CheY, with product MPKEVLLVDDSEFMRNLLREILEEEFEIVGEAENGVEAIEMYNEYGPDLVMMDIVMPIRDGIEATSEIKEADPGAHIIMCTSIGQEEKMKRAVKAGADGYITKPFQKPSVMDAISDVLA